A single window of Nicotiana sylvestris chromosome 3, ASM39365v2, whole genome shotgun sequence DNA harbors:
- the LOC138887206 gene encoding uncharacterized protein: MEVSKPAKGNKRKGKEVADPSVTKKPKPHRPKTAIGTSASAFEANLGTDDENDDESGYHLEERLRPDVKAPQIPQPKAAESGTADSGELRDAQDTNATKAGDPLKGGGTLGDILGDVSGNVDLDTPSFVKAAERFMQQCKEMYDHALFRLNGELSCREKELEKLSSILRESEARFAQKEKESGTGDFSEMRPFSLGEEKRLPNSVSRVDNKQKKSSGCEEAYSGASPSQRIKRGDLTDHSVSGTSVLERTFPVSADGASGDTKPSDIGSAFGEASGSALWLKFELLRYEARLRRTVDREKSLKLFCKKKESELVNVLIFQLESKMEELERLWGEVGRAKREFDELQAHVDAQVAAKESVLAKVSTLEMQIRTARASDSARANMIARLESELSKTKAEVMNARAEAVMSSTRADQRATAYLKNAATAKVELRRTLGRASSSKEYVKCKSRRETLEEVHARGFDLS; the protein is encoded by the exons ATGGAGGTTTCGAAGCCTGCCAAGGGAAATAAAAGGAAAGGCAAGGAGGTTGCCGACCCTTCTGTGACAAAGAAACCCAAGCCGCACAGGCCTAAAACCGCCATTGGGACCTCAGCTTCTGCTTTCGAGGCAAACCTTGGTACTGATGACGAAAATGATGATGAGAGCGGGTACCACTTGGAGGAGAGGCTGAGGCCAGATGTGAAAGCCCCGCAAATACCCCAACCGAAAGCTGCAGAATCGGGGACGGCTGACTCAG GGGAGCTAAGGGATGCTCAAGATACGAATGCCACCAAAGCCGGGGATCCTCTCAAGGGAGGAGGCACGCTTGGCGATATTCTTGGCGACGTTAGCGGGAACGTCGATCTTGACACTCCCAGTTTTGTCAAGGCGGCCGAGAGGTTCATGCAGCAA TGCAAagagatgtatgatcatgccctcTTCAGGCTTAACGGGGAGCTTTCGTGCCGTGAGAAGGAGCTTGAGAAGCTGTCCTCAATACTGCGAGAGTCAGAGGCTCGTTTTGCCCAGAAGGAAAAAGAGTCAG GTACCGGAGATTTTTCTGAAATGAGACCGTTCTCTCTAGGAGAGGAGAAGAGACTGCCGAACTCGGTGTCGAGGGTCgataataaacaaaaaaaatcttCGGGGTGCGAGGAGGCTTATAGCGGGGCGAGTCCTTCTCAGCGAATCAAGAGAGGTGATCTGACCGATCATTCGGTTTCGGGGACCTCCGTTCTCGAAAGAACATTCCCCGTTTCTGCTGATGGCGCTTCGGGGGATACTAAGCCATCGGACATTGGCTCGGCTTTTGGTGAGGCTAGTGGCTCGGCTTTATG GCTCAAATTCGAGCTACTTCGATATGAGGCTCGGTTGCGGAGAACTgtggatagggagaaatcccttaagctTTTTTGTAAGAAAAAAGAAAGTGAGCTG GTTAACgttttgatatttcagttggagagcaAAATGGAGGAGCTGGAGCGGCTTTGGGGCGAAGTTGGCAGGGCAAAACGTGAGTTCGACGAGCTGCAAGCCCAtgtagatgcccaagttgcggccAAGGAGAGTGTTTTGGCTAAAGTTTCCACCCTGGAGATGCAAATTCGGACTGCTCGTGCGAGTGATTCTGCGCGAGCGAACATGATCgcaaggctcgagtctgagctttcAAAGACGAAGGCCGAGGTGATGAATGCCCGGGCCGAGGCTGTGATGAGTAGCACTAGGGCTGATCAGAGAGCGACGGCTTATTTGAAGAATGCTGCCACTGCTAAAGTTGAGCTAAGGAGAACTCTTGGTCGAGCGAGCAGTAGTAAAGAGTACGTAAAGTGCAAATCTCGCAGGGAAACTCTCGAGGAAGTTCATGCCAGGGGTTTCGATCTTTCGTAG